GCTGTGAAATTTGATTCTTGAGAGTTGGTTTGTGATTATAAAAAAGCAGTCTTTGAGATAAGGGTCTGCATGTATCCGTGTGTCTGTacataagcaagaaaaaagatgatGCTTTCTTGCATGGTTAAACTGGTTGCTCCCTTAATGGATGGATTTTGGGTCCTATTAAGGCTGCTGGTTATATGTGTATTATTTATAAGGAAATTGACCAACTTAGCTTATAAAAACAATTCACATACATGATAACCAACTAGTAAAAATGCTTCTACATTGCAACAGACTGATTAATGTTTGAAGTGTCAGGAAACAAATTAACTGGCTAGGGtacatagatttttttcagaaattaatttctacatATTTCACTTTCATGGAAATAAGACTTTACAGGAAATGCATCTAGTTCTGACTAGTACATCAGCATACTCTGGTATGATAAACATCACTGAACAGTACATTTCCAATAAGAAAAGGCATAGGGATAATTCATAAAGGATTACAGAATTGGCCAGGAAGCCAGTacccaaagcaaataaataatgctGCTCAGAAATTCCCGTACTAGTTCTGCTAATTCTACCAATGGTAACCAatatcacttaaaaaaaaccctaaaaccaaaaccaacaaaaaacctacCAAAACCAACAGCACCACAACTGCAGTGTTTTACCTAGTTAATAATCATTGTTTGATGAGCAAAGcaagtaaaaaagaaaccaagagaATATGATAGCcagaaaatgtaaacatataaacataaaaaaggGTTTAAAGGGCCTGTTCTTCAAACAGTGGTTGTTAACATGCTAATCTCACATTCTTGATTAAAAGCCTCAGTGAGATAAACCTTGTATCCCACTATTTTGCATTGCgaaacaaagtggaaaaaacagcatatattataaaaataaatctgaaactaacataaaaaataaacaattgtttaaaattaaaatctattaTTACAATTATGATTAAGGATGCAACCCTCCAAGCTGCTAAGCGACTCCTGTTAGGCACTGAGCTTTCTTATCTTTGGCTGTCTTTGCTGGAAGTTAGTAGTATCCAGGCTCCACACAGGCACCGTGCAGCACCTGGAGGGTTCAGGTTTTAAATCTGTGATCCAGAAAAACACTTGCTTAAACTAATCCTCATTCAGCAAAAGACTTCCACACAGCTTTAACTTTTGGCAAGTGATTAAGACCTATGGAATACTAAGTCATTTAAACATTTGTTTGCCATTAACTAGATATGTTAGTGTTTTATTGAATAGGAGAGAATTGGTAAATGGGAGGctaaaagaatatttcagaGTAATACCATGCTAAAGATGACCAGAATAGGAGTCACACTTATGGAAGATCTTCTAAAAAAGTGACAATGAACTGTCAGAAGTCTGCTGAATACAGAATTTAGTTTGAAACATTATATAAAACACTTGATGTCAAGAAGGAGGACAGTTAGAAATTGTCATTTTACCCACTGAAGTTCCCCTATACAGTACTGTATCAAACAAGATGTATTTAGGAACTCATTACCttaaaaagaaagtatcaaATAATCGGCACAAAACCAACTTGCATTCACTGGGGTACACGAGTTGGTCATGTAAGTAGAGACTCTATTTCCTGACTGCTATATCGTATATATACGAAAGTATCAATTACGAATTCTAATTACACTAATGGGAAATTAGTATTGCTCTCATCCTCAGTAACTTAGAGCAGTTACATTCTGCTGTGTCCacttatttgttttaaaactttatatACCTTCTAATGTCTCCTTAAAACAAAGGGAACTGTCAACGAGTAAATAAAGGCAGCCTTAGGGATTTCAACTAGTCTCCCTAGCACGGCTACATCAATATGCCACTGATTCTGTTTCACATGTACAGCTGAACTATGAAACGATCTGATATACACCACATCAGAACCCTTTATCTGTTTAGAGAGAAATGCGACGCATTTGCAATGTGCTGAACATGAGCTCCACATGGTTTCAGTGTTAAAAATCCTCATGTGTTTTGCGTGATAAACAGAGAAATGCTCCATTGTCAATGTTTGAGATGTGAAAAGTCTAcatttttttatgcaaataagTCTTAATGTACCCACTATTATGCAAAAGCATGAATAGAACTATGTAAGTATCACTCAGCACCAAGCTGGCAAGTACCGTTAGAAAAGCAGGGTAACAGTTTTGTGCCTGATAATCTCTCCTACAAAGTCTGTTATTTAGCACTACCTTTACTGTTTTCTTGGACACTTTCCTCAACCTATGTGCATGCTTTGAAAGTATTTGCACACTTGTTACACGTTTTAAAATAAGAAGACAAGGCATTAGAATATTGGCTCTAAACTACTTGGTTAAACTAACCTTCATAACTAAGTATTTAGCACAGGAAAATCATTGACAATGAGAAACTGGTTTTGTAAGAAACTAGATAAATAACGGAGCAATCCAGCATGTACTTCTTTTGGTTTGACTGTTGCAAGTAAAAGTAATAATGCCATTTTCCTCTACCAAGAAATCCTCTGATGTATTGTATATCAAAACATATCCTTGAAAAATGTTAAGTAattcaaaacatatttctgtGATATAATcttaaataagtttttttttatCAAGCAAAATAGCAATTTGTATGGTGTAATCCTTTACCATTCCTATACTTAGCATGCAAGTCATTCTTCTACGctgaaaataaatcacactTTGACAGTTTATAATTCATATGTTGATATGAATTGCAGCATCAAGAAAGAAGTAGTATCTGATTAGCATATGATCCACTGGCTACTTTGCTATTCCAGTGTTAACTAAAACAGCATCATTACTATGTGCTTAATAAGCCTTAGTAGATGTGAGTTTATGAACTTCCTTAGGACTTTGTATTTTATACAGActattttcaaactgaaatggtAATGTACTCTCCGGAAGAGGGTTAATGAAATGTATCACCCAGAAACTACCGTGTCAAACATTCTGTAAGTCTGTATCACTTGTAAAACAACATATGCAGAAATACTGGAAGACAGTACATCAATCACACTTTTTTGGTGATCTGGAAGACCAAGTGGCTcatacaaataattttacagtatttaagTATTTCTAAGCAGAATGCAAATGCTGGCAACACATTGTAAAACTTCAATTGTAGTAGACTCACAGATGtttcaaagtagaaaaaaaaacccataatgcACCATATTTATATGTTAATAagttgaaaagaaagcatttttgtcAAACTAGTCAGAATTTCCCTGTTGCAGACTCGACTCTATATTTACATGAATCAGCAATTCATTTATGTGGAGATTCTCGTGTCACATGCATTGTAGCTGAGGAAACACTCAGAGCATTACCCTACATGGAAAGATGTAATGGAAATCACCAGGTGTTAAGTATCTCATTTTACTATCACCCAAAAAGTATTCCCCCAAAGAAAAGCGACCTCTCTTCAGGCTACATATGTgtcttataaaataaaacagacgCTTTTATGTAAGAGCTCGATTCCTCTTTGTGGTATCCCTATGTTATTTCAAGGACTGTAAAGAAGTCCTTACCATCACCAGTTTTAGGCTATCGGAGCTCCACTGAACCGacctgtgccagcacagccaaGATCAAAACCAGTCACTTGTGGCACCCCTGAAAGCACACCTCGCTCTGAGAAGGCTCACGACTGTCGCACTCGCTGCAGACGGAGCtatgcagcagctgagctggcaaATTAAGGCCTCTCATCTTGAATGAATGAATTTCACGTGAtatgcggggggggggggggggggggacacgacaTGAGAACATACTTGGGTGCGATTCTAGGCTCGCTAACATTTACATGTATTCAGAGCAACTGCTGCAAAGACTGCAATCACTGTGGCGTAAATGAGACCGCAGATAGGCTTTCCAGattatttaagcatttttggTCCTAATGAAAGACGTGGTAATTACAGCCATTAACGCTTCAGCGCCGCTGCTGCAAACGCACTCTCGCCCACGGCTGCAGGCCGGCAGCAGCCCCCTTTCCCCACAGCATCTGGCTCCTGAGGCGAAACTTTCCTCCTCTGCCGGCGCTGGCTGTTTCTAAGGCTGGGCAAGGAAGcaccgcggggggggggggggggcgggagcggggccgggagcggggccgggggcggccgggtGGCTGCGGCTCcgccggaggggggggggtccggacccccccccccccagccgccgGGATTGGCTTGCGGGGGGGCGGCTGATAAAAGCATCTCACGCCGCCTTGCAGctcgctgcctgccctgccagccgagcccccggcccggcccccagccccgcgcccggccgccGCTGCGCCTGCGGGGGgagcgccgcgcccgccgcctccTCGCCTCGGCGGGGCGGGTCCGCCGGCGACCCAGTCGGTGCGGCTGCACGGCTCTGAAAGGGGAGGGAGTAACAACAGTAATAAAGATCTGACTCTCCTTCCTGCGTGCTGTGTGCTGGTCCGGGCACCTGACTGCCAGcggggggtggaggtgggggatgcCAGGCTGAACGGGTCATTGATCTGACGGTCGTGTCTGGTTGTGCGGGTGCGGGAGGCGGGGGGAAGCGGGCAGCGCCCCTCCCCGCCCACggtgtatgtgtgtgcgtgCGGGTCGGGGGCTCCGCGGCAAGGGGGGGCGCGGGGCACAGCGCTCTTACCTGCTTGCTGTACTTGCTGCTGGCCTGGCAGCTGTACTCGGAGCAGTGGTCCGACCCGATGGAGATGTTGTCGCCAGCGCCCACGAAGGTGTTGGCCGGGGGCAGGTCCTGCACAGCCTGGTGCTTTTTGCCGGCGGTGGGGGACTGCGGGTGCAGCTGGACGGTGGGCAGCGGAGAGCTCGATTTGTAGTGCCTGGCCAGGTCGGGGCTGCCTGGGCCGCCGTTGACCGAGCGGTACCGCCCCATACCAGGGCTGTCCGAGAGCTTCTCATTGACGCTGTCGTAGCGCTGCCCATTGGGCTTGGAAGCCTCGACGGTGACAATGCTGCTGTAGAGAGGCTGCTTGCCCTTCTTGCCTTTCTTGTCCTTCTTGGGTTTCTTGGCCTTGTCGTGCTGCTGTGGGGTAAAGAAGTCCTCGTGGTCCTTCTTGCCAGCCTCGTAGCCATGTTTGCCCTTGGAGCGGCAGTAACGCGCCATAACCACCACCAAGATGAGGAGGATGACGGTCATGATGCCAGCCACCACGCCAATGACTATGCTTAGCCGTTGCTTGCTCAGCTCGTAGCTGGGGTCACCAGCAATGTCCTGGGCCAGGGGCGTGTGGAGGCTGCGAGCCACCTGGCTTTCCACTACAGTGGCATTGGACAGGCTTTCGTTGACAAAGACATGGAGCAGGGCAGTGGTGGACTGGGGCGGCTGCCCGCTGTCATTCACCTGCACCACGAGGCGATGCAGGCCATAGTGCTTTGGGGCCAGCTTACCCACCAGCGATACCACACCACTGGCCGAGTCGATCTCAAAGAGTTTGAAGGGGTTGCCCCCAATGATGCTGTAGTTGAGGTCTGCGTTGAGACCAGTGTCAGCATCAGTGGCGACCACTGTGGCCACCACGGTGCGCATGTTGCTGGAGGGTGGCAGCATGGTGTAGGAGCTGTTGCTGGGGAAGGTGACCGTGGGCGCATTGTCATTCTCATCCATCACAAAGAGGGACACAGTGGCGGTGGCAGAGCGTGGTGGCTCCCCTGCGTCCACTGCCTTCACCTTAAAAGTGTAGCTGGTCTGCTGCTCACGGTCAAAGGAAACAGTGGAGAAGATGGTTCCAGTGTCGTTCTCGATGGAGAAGATGCTGGCTGCCTGGTCATGGTCACCGGGCTGAATGGAGAGACTGAGCTCAGCATTGCGGCCCTTGTCGAAGTCCATCACAGTCACCATGCCTACAGGGCTGTTGGGCTGCAGGTTTTCCTTCACGTAGAAAGTGAACACGTCTTGCATGAAGCGCGGTTCATTGTCATTGCGATCCGCAACCCGCACCACCACTGTGGTGGAGCCCTGCAATGATGGCACACCCTTGTCCCGGGCTGTCACCTGGAACTCATAGGTGTCACGTTGCTCGCGGTCCAACACTGCCTGCACCGATACATCCCCGGAGTCAGGGTCAATGCTGAAGATGCCGCTTGGCGCCTCTGAGGAGAGGGGCGAGGCCTCCAGGGAGTAGGTGATCTCAGCGTTCTTGCCGCTGTCCGCATCCGTGGCGACCACTGTGGCCACCCTCTCACCAGGCAAGTTGTTCTCTGGGAACGAGacctccagcacagcctggctgaacaTGGGAGGGTTGTCATTAGTGTCCCCAACCCGCACCAGCAAGGAGTTGTTGCTGGACAAGCTGGGGCTGCCCGAGTCCACAGCCACAATCACCACATTGTAGTCACGGACAGCTTCGTAGTCCAGAGGGGCTGAGGTGTGGAGGAAATACTTCCGCTTGTTCTGTGGCTCCCCTTCGCCTTCGCTGGCTGGCTTGAGCTGGAAGGGCACATCACCTACCACGGTGCAGGTTACCACACCGTTTTCACCTTGGTCCCGGTCCGACACCTGCACCAGGGCAATGGGGGTATCTACCAGAACGTCTTCAGCCACGCTAGCCACCCCCGTCCCGGAGTGGGATGCGCCCAATTTTCCGGATGTCGATGGTGGGCACGTTGTCATTCTCATCACGGATGTTGAGCACGACTGTGGCCTTGTCTGTCTTGGGGGGCTGGCCCCGATCTCGGGCCATGACGGTGAAGCGAAGCTGGTTCACCTCCTCCCGGTCGATGCGGTGCAAAACGCTGAGCCAGCCCGAGGTCTCATCCAGCCGCAGCAGGCGCCTGACTGACTCTGTGGCTGCCCCGAAGACATACTCGATCTGCCCATTCACCCCCACGTCCAGGTCGGCAGCTCGCAGCTGCAGGAtgggggtcccagggctgctgtTCTCTGCCAGGTCTGCCTCATAGACGCTCTTCTCGAAGCGGGGACTGTTGTCGTTCACGTCGGTGATCAGCACCCTCAGGATAGCCTGCGAGGACCGCGCCGGCTCGCCGCCGTCCCGCACGCGGAGGCTGAGCTCGTAGGAGTCCCGCTGCTCCCGATCCAGCGCCCCCTTGACGATCAGCTGCGGCTGCTTCTCCCCGTCCAGGGTGTCGGCCACCTGCAGCTCGAAGACGCTGCTGCGGGCCGCCGCGTCCGCCTCCTGCCGCCGCTTGCTGCCGCCGGGGTAGGGGGCGCTCTCGGAGGCCGCCGAAGCGgagccccccccgccgccgccaccgcggCGGCCGCCGTCCCCGCCGGGCTCCTGCAGCAACTCGTAGCGCTCGATGCCGTTGTGTCCGAAGTCCCTGTCGGTGGCAGTGGGGAGCAGGTAGAGGGTCCCCACGGGCCGGTTCTCCTCCACGGTAAGAGTGAGGACGGGGGAAGGGAAGGTGGGGGTGTTGTCGTTGATGTCCAGGATGATGACCCGACCCTCGAAGAGGTCCACCCAGCTCTGCGAGGGACCGATGACCGACACCTCGAAGTCCAGGAAACACTCGTTCTCGTCGAAGATCATCTGGCACTGCGGCAGCTTCTCGCGGTCGATGCGCCGCTCCGTGGTGCTCAGCTCCCCGGTCATGTTATCGATCTTGAGATAGTCGGAGCCCGATTCCAGGCTGAATGTCACCTCTCCGGAGCCCGTCACGATTCCCAGGTCGGAAGCTACGTTGCCGATGCGGATGTCGGCGGGTCCTTCCTCGGCCAGCCGGTACCTCAGGAGCTGCTTGGCCGCTGCCAGGCTGACCCAGAGCGGCGGAGGCAGGAGGAGCaagaagcaacagcagcaatgcaCAAAGCCAAGGAGAGTCCGCatcttcctcatcttcctcacaccgcccccccccccccccccactcccaccTGCCCCGCAGTAAAATCCCCTGATAAGCCAACAGAGCGTCTGAGCGTCCGGGTGATCAATTATAAATTCCTTCTGCTCCTGGAAACTTATTGTCTCATGTCTGGTGCAATTGGTGGTCAAaaccctgctgctggctcctctgctgctctccctgccttccAGTTGCGATATGCTTGCAGTTCACgggacagtgtattttgctgtttaaagaTTCATCTCGGTAGATAGGATAggattttcctcctcctcccccttctcctcctcctctctgatTTTACTGTAACCACTTTGCAAGGTTTgcaataaaagcagaagcagcactgtgcGATTCGAAGCCCCCCAGGTCGTCTTCTTCGACACTGGAGTTAACTACAATTCACACACGCTcgctcttttctctctctcagccGTTTATGACCAAGGCATTCTGCCCCTCTCTGCACACggcggagggaggggggggagggagggggtatATGTGATTCGCTTTATTCAAAGGGCTTGTGTCCGTGAAAACTCCAAATCCTCTTAGCAATGggcagttcttaaaaaaaaaaaattaaaggaaaaaataaaaatcccaataACGTCGGTAGCTGCACAGTTGATAGGAGAAGAACCCCGTGTATTACAGAGCAGTCCACAGAATATCCCCTTTGGTTGGCAGAAAAGCACCCAAATCCATCTTCAGAGATCGTCTAAAATGTTCAGCTCTTTCTCCGGAgcggattttttttttaacaactctGCGCAAGGTCATTAGTCACAAAGCAACGATACAGAAACTGCAAAAGCCGTTTGCCCAGAATTTGCAAGGCTGTAGATATGAACATAGACACACAACAGTCCCAAGTTTGTTTTTGCATCCgcagtttgtgtgtgtgccttACCTGCATTTGGACTGCATGTGTTATAGCAATCTGGATCTGCAGCACTGAGAGCGATTCACAAATGAGATTGCAGTCTCTCTGtgtctcctcttccttcccgTCCCAATGCAGGTAACCAGATCTGAACTTGATCCTTTCAGTTCAAAGGTTAGCAACAAAACTATGTGTCCAAAAGCGAATATTGGTCTCTCGTAAATACACCCGGAGTGGAACAAGATGTAACTGGATCCCCCACGTGAATTAACACAGATTCTGAATTACATCCATATAAGCGGAATGgcaaaggggaggggaaaagagcCGCGACgcgatttaaaaaaaaaaaaaaaaaaaaaaaaaaaaaaagaacaccaaaaccaaaaaaaaccccaaacaaaaccaccaaagcaGAGTtctatttgcaaataaattgtATCAGTCAGTTGTTTCCTGTGATCTGCACCGCCACGGCGGGTGAAATCTGCAATTGTGTATTCCCTCCTGTGTCTTTCAGAGAAGTGTGGATCAGGCGCTTTCACGGCAGAGCGGcttgtgctttaaaatgttgaatGGCAACTGAGAAGCTTCCCACTcggaaacaaaaaaaagaagcagtaaacCGGCAAGTTTGCCCAAAGTGGTGGGAGCTGCTGAAGCCTCTCTCGGTAGCTCTTCCCTGacgctgcagcagcagagccgcCTGCGCtacatacacacagaaagacagagggagagagagaaagagggagagcaaagagagagagagagagcgagagggagggagggagggagggagggaggacgAGTCAAGCGCTGCACTCCAGAAAGCCCAGCCTTaccctctgcctctgctgctgctagTGCTGCAAGTGGGATAGCTGCTCATCACAAAACACCAGTTCAGTCCTCAAAACCGATTCTCATTACACGCCCGagtgttgctgctgttgccttCTCAAATCCGTGATCTGTAGCGATTCTCTCCtaccccttccctccccacctccgCTGTAGACTGTGAATAGAGCAAcgatttttaaagcaaatgtttattcgccttttttttttatggcagaGCTTGTGCACGTTCGGGGCTCTACATTTTGCGGAATCACGCTGGTAAGAAAACTCGTTTCCCACAGATTCCCACCTTCCCCTGTCGTGGCGGTGCTTTTGTGAAATAGCTGCAGTCACTGTAACTGCATAAAACTCCAGGGAGGATGGGGGGCTGCCTTAGATCTCAGACTTTCGTCCTCTTTCCCAGTGCTGTTTGAGCCTTTTGGTCTTTGTGTTCATGATTTGAACGTGACTTTTCAGCGTGTTTGCGGGTTtcctaggaggaaaaaaaaaaaaaaaaaaaaaaaatccctcgGGAGAAGATGATCAGGAAGTCAGGAAGGGGGCGAGAGGGTTAGTAAGAATAAACGCATGTAAGAAGTGACAGATTTATTTCCGAACAGACTTGCTGCTTCGATGACTGCTAAAATGTAGCGTCACCTACCTGGGTAAGTGGGAAATAAACTTCAATGTTAAAGCTCTCCGTTCAACTTTGTTTATGCTATCGTCCCTAGTTTATTCTCCTTTTGACTTTGAGCCATTTAATTGCCTACGGCTTTTGTGTGCTTCTGCCCCTGCGCCCTGGGTGATGCCTGGCTCCTGTACCTGTCCTCTCCACCCGGATCCCGGAGGGAAAAGAGGGAGACTGcggggggctggcaggagagggaggatCTGGGCGAGCATGGGGCAGCCAGTGGGAACAGAacgggggtggggtgtggggtgcaCGCTCATGTGGGTGCgcagcgggggtgggggtggggggtgtagGAATCCAGttgctctctctccccccccgTGAACACATGTGGGAAAACAAGTTGTTGCCAGttgtgcgtgtgcgtgcgtacATGCCTGGTTTCAAATGGTTATTTTGAATAAAGATGCATGCAGGCGAATGTAGTGAAATGCCTGTTTTTCATCGCGATGACACACTTGAGCGGAAAGCGGTCGGGTATGCTGAGGTGGTTCAAAGCAGCGGTCGCAGCGTGCCTTTGTCTTTTGGGGCGGTGAGTGcatgtgggagggagggaaggttGCCACCTCTTTCCTTGGGGAGGCCAGAGGCACGGAGGGGCAGAGTCGCGCCGCATGAAGTCGGCGCTATGGAGCGAGTGAccgctcccggccccggccgcTTTCCCTGCCTCGCCAGAACAGcattccaccaccaccaccccccaaccTCTACccgccacctcctccccccccaccccccctcccccccgatGCTGGAGACACTCGGCTTTATATCTGCAGCATCAGCGAGAAAACCCGGCTCGGCGCAGGCTCAGTGTTCACCGCCGCAGTCCCGGACGGAGGCGGGGGGCTCGGGAGCTCAGCGTCTTCGCAGCGGTTTAAGTAGGATTAATACCAAATCCCTATTATATTTGCCAAGCAACTTGAATTTATCAAAATTCCCCCTCGCTGTTCTGGAACTCTGAGAGGAGGAAATTTTGCCCACAGTGTACGATCCAGACACACCAGTACGTAGCAATACCAGCATACTGCATTACACTGGCTTCCTGCACTAGCAATACAACCGCAACCCCAAGCTCCCGCTGTTCCCTTCCCTTTGTGCTTTTAAACTCAGCCAGGAAACTTAATGTATTCGCCAGGGGAGGGGCGGGATAAAAGGGCTTTTAACGTCCCTGCCATAAACTTTAATCAGATTCTGTGCTGTTGCGCGGCATGGATACCTCGCCTTTTGCCTGCGTCTCCCTCCCCGTTGTCTCCCATGTCTACTTCTACCACGGTCTGCTTTGCGATAGCCTCTTTCGAGCGAATGagtgatttctttctcttgccaTGTGCAATcgctccccccttccccttctaCCCGCGCTGGCCTCTCTTACACACACTATGCCTTTCACATGCGGTCTGCGTCCCCCAACCcccctccctttctttcttttttgcagtgTCTTCACATGCAATCTCTCTCTGAATGTACAATGTCTTTCCTGCTCGGTAGTGCTGCGTCCTTCACAGTGGATTGGTTCCTCTTTCGGAGCAGAGGTAACggccccccctccctccccttccctatgattccccccttcctcccccctcctcctcctttcctcccccagGGCAGGCGACCGGCGTGGGAAATGGGCCC
This genomic interval from Falco peregrinus isolate bFalPer1 chromosome 2, bFalPer1.pri, whole genome shotgun sequence contains the following:
- the PCDH7 gene encoding LOW QUALITY PROTEIN: protocadherin-7 (The sequence of the model RefSeq protein was modified relative to this genomic sequence to represent the inferred CDS: deleted 1 base in 1 codon): MRKMRTLLGFVHCCCCFLLLLPPPLWVSLAAAKQLLRYRLAEEGPADIRIGNVASDLGIVTGSGEVTFSLESGSDYLKIDNMTGELSTTERRIDREKLPQCQMIFDENECFLDFEVSVIGPSQSWVDLFEGRVIILDINDNTPTFPSPVLTLTVEENRPVGTLYLLPTATDRDFGHNGIERYELLQEPGGDGGRRGGGGGGGSASAASESAPYPGGSKRRQEADAAARSSVFELQVADTLDGEKQPQLIVKGALDREQRDSYELSLRVRDGGEPARSSQAILRVLITDVNDNSPRFEKSVYEADLAENSSPGTPILQLRAADLDVGVNGQIEYVFGAATESVRRLLRLDETSGWLSVLHRIDREEVNQLRFTVMARDRGQPPKTDKATVVLNIRDENDNVPTIDIRKIGRIPLRDGVASVAEDVLVDTPIALVQVSDRDQGENGVVTCTVVGDVPFQLKPASEGEGEPQNKRKYFLHTSAPLDYEAVRDYNVVIVAVDSGSPSLSSNNSLLVRVGDTNDNPPMFSQAVLEVSFPENNLPGERVATVVATDADSGKNAEITYSLEASPLSSEAPSGIFSIDPDSGDVSVQAVLDREQRDTYEFQVTARDKGVPSLQGSTTVVVRVADRNDNEPRFMQDVFTFYVKENLQPNSPVGMVTVMDFDKGRNAELSLSIQPGDHDQAASIFSIENDTGTIFSTVSFDREQQTSYTFKVKAVDAGEPPRSATATVSLFVMDENDNAPTVTFPSNSSYTMLPPSSNMRTVVATVVATDADTGLNADLNYSIIGGNPFKLFEIDSASGVVSLVGKLAPKHYGLHRLVVQVNDSGQPPQSTTALLHVFVNESLSNATVVESQVARSLHTPLAQDIAGDPSYELSKQRLSIVIGVVAGIMTVILLILVVVMARYCRSKGKHGYEAGKKDHEDFFTPQQHDKAKKPKKDKKGKKGKQPLYSSIVTVEASKPNGQRYDSVNEKLSDSPGMGRYRSVNGGPGSPDLARHYKSSSPLPTVQLHPQSPTAGKKHQAVQDLPPANTFVGAGDNISIGSDHCSEYSCQASSKYSKQPFRRVTFSVVSQPQDPHQGSLQSCYDSGLEESETPSSKSSSGPRLGALPLPEDNYERTTPDGSVGEAEHMENDSRPLPDVALTGKCTRECDEYGHSDSCWMPVRTSPERKQKSQPKLSTFMPVDERGSQEKLANGEASLMGDRNRNLLNKKLTSSYETFSAASFSKNEEGNPEDIPLTQTGEYKPSPVNTLTRREVYL